From Microbacterium sp. YJN-G, a single genomic window includes:
- a CDS encoding NUDIX hydrolase, translating into MPGLGEPGPGKPPPEKPIRVAGTAVVLRDGPAGPEVLLMRRPRAGSFPDAWVFPGGSLEPADRAGAATEADAARNAAVRETFEEAGIRIRDLVALSRWTPPAGTPVRFRTWFFLAREFGDEVVPNAGEVEEVAWLTAGQVFDGHAAGSMILLPPTWVTLHALLAHRTVDDAYAAVGEPEHFATHMQTSAEGTFAVWHGDEAHPEAPGAAGARHRLLMGALPWTYQRG; encoded by the coding sequence ATGCCTGGGCTGGGGGAGCCTGGGCCGGGGAAGCCGCCGCCGGAGAAGCCGATCCGCGTCGCCGGCACCGCCGTCGTGTTGCGCGACGGGCCCGCAGGGCCGGAGGTGCTGCTGATGCGCCGGCCGCGTGCGGGTTCGTTCCCCGATGCCTGGGTGTTCCCCGGGGGCAGCCTCGAACCCGCCGATCGTGCGGGAGCTGCGACCGAGGCGGATGCCGCTCGCAATGCGGCCGTGCGGGAGACGTTCGAGGAGGCCGGCATCCGCATCCGCGATCTCGTCGCTCTGTCGCGGTGGACACCGCCGGCCGGGACACCCGTCAGGTTCCGCACCTGGTTCTTCCTGGCGCGGGAGTTCGGCGACGAGGTGGTCCCGAACGCCGGCGAGGTCGAGGAGGTGGCGTGGCTGACCGCGGGCCAGGTCTTCGACGGGCATGCCGCCGGTTCGATGATCCTGCTGCCACCCACCTGGGTGACCCTGCACGCGCTGCTCGCGCACCGGACGGTCGACGACGCGTACGCGGCAGTCGGCGAGCCCGAGCACTTCGCCACGCACATGCAGACCTCTGCGGAGGGGACCTTCGCCGTCTGGCACGGCGACGAGGCGCATCCCGAGGCGCCCGGTGCTGCAGGCGCACGGCACCGGCTGCTGATGGGCGCGCTGCCGTGGACGTACCAGCGCGGCTGA
- the metX gene encoding homoserine O-acetyltransferase MetX, which yields MDWQTTSEDTVPSALVTEADQRLLRARPPATGAWRDGDPAGDRRFTFLGDFHTENGQVLPATRLAWESWGELNEARDNAVLILHALTGDSHVRGAAGAGHPTAGWWEPVVGPGAAIDTDRWFVIAPNMLGGCQGSTGPASIAPDGREWASRFPYLTIRDQVSAQIRLADELGIGRWAAVIGGSMGGMHALEWAVMEPERVERLAVLSSPPVTTADQLALNFVQLETVRMDPRFAGGEYYDAGLGEGPHRGLALARRMALLNYRSPIELNQRFQRSWQSGVSPLGRGGRFAVESYLDFHGNKFTRRFDANSYLTVVEAMNSHDVGRDRGGVEEALHAVTAKTLVVGIDTDRLFPVDGQQRIARSIPNLIDDEAVVLSSDFGHDGFLIETDAVSTHLERLFAA from the coding sequence ATGGACTGGCAGACGACCTCTGAGGACACGGTGCCGTCGGCGCTCGTGACCGAAGCCGATCAACGTCTGCTGCGTGCACGCCCGCCGGCGACCGGCGCCTGGCGCGACGGCGATCCCGCCGGCGATCGGCGGTTCACGTTCCTGGGCGACTTCCACACCGAGAACGGACAGGTGCTGCCCGCCACGCGCCTGGCCTGGGAGTCGTGGGGTGAGCTGAACGAGGCCCGCGACAACGCCGTGCTGATCCTGCATGCCCTCACGGGCGACAGCCACGTGCGCGGCGCCGCCGGCGCGGGACATCCCACCGCCGGCTGGTGGGAGCCGGTTGTCGGTCCGGGGGCCGCGATCGACACCGACCGGTGGTTCGTCATCGCCCCGAACATGCTCGGCGGATGCCAGGGATCGACCGGTCCGGCCAGCATCGCCCCGGATGGCCGCGAGTGGGCCTCGCGCTTCCCGTACCTGACCATCCGCGACCAGGTCTCCGCGCAGATCCGGCTGGCCGACGAACTGGGCATCGGCCGCTGGGCGGCCGTGATCGGCGGCTCGATGGGCGGCATGCACGCCCTGGAGTGGGCGGTCATGGAACCCGAGCGGGTGGAACGGCTGGCTGTGCTGTCCTCTCCCCCGGTGACCACGGCCGATCAGCTCGCCCTGAACTTCGTGCAGCTCGAGACGGTGCGGATGGACCCGCGCTTCGCCGGCGGCGAATACTACGACGCCGGACTCGGCGAGGGCCCGCACCGCGGGCTGGCGCTGGCGCGACGGATGGCGCTGCTGAACTACCGCAGCCCGATCGAACTCAACCAGCGCTTCCAGCGCTCCTGGCAGTCCGGCGTGTCACCCCTCGGACGTGGCGGAAGGTTCGCGGTGGAGTCGTACCTCGACTTCCACGGCAACAAGTTCACCCGCCGCTTCGACGCGAACAGCTATCTCACGGTCGTCGAGGCGATGAACTCGCACGACGTCGGTCGCGACCGCGGCGGCGTCGAAGAGGCCCTGCACGCCGTCACCGCGAAGACCCTCGTCGTCGGCATCGACACCGACCGGCTCTTCCCCGTCGACGGGCAGCAGCGCATCGCGCGCAGCATCCCGAACCTCATCGACGACGAGGCCGTCGTGCTCTCCAGCGACTTCGGGCACGACGGATTCCTCATCGAGACGGATGCCGTGAGCACCCACCTCGAGCGCCTCTTCGCGGCCTGA
- a CDS encoding GNAT family N-acetyltransferase, with product MSALHVRPVADADLPGIRDIYNHYVRTSTVTYDEVESTTEGWAHKKQQIIAAGIPFLVAESGGELLGYALGQPWSPKSAYRFTIENSIYLAPSAAGRGIGWALLAEFLEACRAAGLRQVVAVIADRGADASIALHRKAGFTDAGRLTDVGVKFGESQGVYFLQKAL from the coding sequence GTGAGCGCGCTGCACGTGCGGCCGGTGGCAGATGCCGATCTGCCTGGCATCCGCGACATCTACAACCACTACGTGCGCACCTCCACCGTCACCTATGACGAGGTCGAGTCGACCACCGAGGGCTGGGCGCACAAGAAGCAGCAGATCATCGCCGCCGGCATCCCGTTCCTCGTGGCGGAGTCCGGTGGCGAGCTGCTCGGGTACGCGCTCGGCCAGCCCTGGTCGCCGAAGTCGGCCTATCGCTTCACGATCGAGAACTCGATCTACCTCGCCCCGTCCGCGGCCGGTCGCGGCATCGGCTGGGCGCTGCTGGCCGAGTTCCTGGAGGCCTGTCGTGCCGCCGGGCTGCGCCAGGTCGTCGCGGTGATCGCCGATCGGGGAGCGGATGCGTCGATCGCCCTGCACCGCAAGGCCGGCTTCACCGATGCCGGCAGGCTGACGGATGTGGGCGTGAAGTTCGGCGAGTCGCAGGGCGTGTACTTCCTGCAGAAGGCGCTCTGA
- a CDS encoding uracil-DNA glycosylase, with translation MPHTLAELAGTGQIDPGWAAALAPVQPLISELGERLRAEQAAGRGYLPAGANVLRAFQRPLDDVRVLITGQDPYPTPGHPIGLSFAVDAHVRPLPRSLGNIYKERHTDLGIPPAPHGDLTAWSDQGVMLLNRVLTVRPGTPGSHRGWGWETITELAIRTLVERERPLVAILWGADARGLRPLLGATPVIESAHPSPLSASRGFFGSRPFSRANALLEQMGAQPVDWRVGGEE, from the coding sequence ATGCCGCACACCCTCGCCGAGCTCGCCGGTACCGGGCAGATCGATCCGGGCTGGGCGGCGGCGCTGGCGCCCGTGCAGCCGCTGATCTCCGAGCTCGGGGAGCGGCTGCGCGCAGAGCAGGCCGCCGGGCGCGGATACCTCCCGGCCGGGGCGAACGTGCTGCGAGCCTTCCAGCGACCGCTGGACGACGTGCGCGTGCTGATCACCGGCCAGGACCCCTACCCCACGCCCGGCCACCCGATCGGCCTGTCGTTCGCCGTGGACGCCCATGTGCGCCCGCTGCCACGCAGCCTGGGCAACATCTACAAGGAGCGGCACACCGATCTCGGCATCCCTCCCGCACCGCACGGCGACCTGACCGCATGGAGCGACCAGGGCGTCATGCTGCTGAACCGCGTGCTCACCGTGCGACCGGGCACGCCCGGGTCGCACCGCGGCTGGGGGTGGGAGACGATCACCGAGCTCGCGATCCGCACCCTCGTCGAGCGCGAACGCCCGCTGGTGGCGATCCTGTGGGGCGCGGACGCACGCGGCCTGCGGCCGCTGCTGGGCGCCACGCCGGTGATCGAGTCGGCACATCCCTCACCGCTGTCCGCGAGCCGCGGCTTCTTCGGCTCGCGTCCGTTCTCCCGCGCCAACGCGCTGCTCGAGCAGATGGGCGCACAGCCGGTGGACTGGCGCGTGGGCGGTGAGGAGTGA
- a CDS encoding MTH1187 family thiamine-binding protein — MLVAFSVAPSGTGREDGSVHDAVAAAVRVVRESGLAHRTTSMFTEIEGPDWDTVMDVVKRATEAVLPFGSRVSLVLKADIRPGFDGELDGKIERLEAAIDAARED, encoded by the coding sequence ATGCTCGTCGCCTTCTCCGTCGCCCCGTCAGGTACCGGCCGGGAGGACGGCTCGGTTCACGACGCCGTCGCCGCCGCCGTGCGCGTGGTGCGCGAATCCGGTCTCGCGCACCGCACCACCAGCATGTTCACCGAGATCGAGGGACCCGACTGGGACACCGTCATGGACGTCGTCAAGCGCGCGACCGAGGCCGTGCTGCCCTTCGGATCACGCGTATCGCTCGTGCTGAAGGCCGACATCCGCCCCGGCTTCGACGGTGAGCTCGACGGCAAGATCGAGCGGCTGGAGGCCGCGATCGACGCGGCACGTGAGGACTGA
- a CDS encoding NAD(P)H-hydrate dehydratase, whose amino-acid sequence MIRAWTRGDTIAFLRVPTAADDKYSRGVVALHTGSAAYPGAAVLGVEAAWRAGAGYVRYTGGAADAALARRPETVAGSDIGRTRVGAWVIGSGTDAAGRTPDERAMLLRILAGTAPVVVDAGALDLAREAAAPTVLTPHAGELRRLREELGLTARSGVDGRGPAAESSEAALATEAEETAQALGSVVLRKGAVTLVAAPGQQTIRVDNGPAWLSTAGTGDVLAGVIGALLAANPGRELSETAAAAAWLHGHAATVASGARDGAPGHPIVALDVAEALPAAIGELLS is encoded by the coding sequence ATGATCCGCGCGTGGACGAGGGGTGACACCATCGCGTTCCTGCGTGTGCCCACGGCGGCGGACGACAAGTACTCCCGCGGCGTCGTCGCCCTGCACACGGGGTCGGCCGCCTACCCGGGCGCCGCTGTGCTCGGTGTCGAGGCGGCGTGGCGCGCCGGGGCCGGGTACGTCCGGTACACGGGTGGAGCGGCGGATGCCGCGCTCGCGCGCCGCCCCGAGACCGTCGCGGGCTCCGACATCGGCCGCACCCGGGTGGGGGCGTGGGTGATCGGCTCGGGAACGGATGCCGCCGGCCGCACCCCCGACGAGCGGGCGATGCTGCTGCGGATCCTGGCAGGCACGGCACCGGTCGTCGTCGACGCGGGGGCACTCGACCTGGCGCGCGAAGCGGCGGCGCCGACCGTGCTCACCCCGCACGCCGGAGAGCTGCGCCGGCTGCGCGAGGAGCTCGGGCTCACGGCGCGATCCGGGGTCGACGGGCGGGGGCCGGCAGCGGAATCGTCCGAGGCCGCGCTCGCTACCGAGGCCGAGGAGACGGCGCAGGCGCTCGGGTCCGTCGTGCTGCGCAAGGGCGCCGTCACCCTCGTCGCCGCGCCGGGTCAGCAGACGATTCGCGTCGACAACGGACCGGCCTGGCTGTCCACCGCGGGCACCGGAGACGTGCTCGCCGGTGTCATCGGGGCGCTGCTGGCGGCGAATCCCGGGCGCGAGCTCTCCGAGACCGCGGCAGCGGCGGCCTGGCTGCACGGGCACGCGGCGACCGTGGCATCCGGGGCACGTGACGGTGCGCCCGGGCATCCGATCGTCGCGCTCGACGTGGCAGAGGCGCTCCCGGCCGCCATCGGGGAGCTGCTCTCGTGA
- a CDS encoding ABC transporter ATP-binding protein has translation MSLIVTEGLSRSFPVPKRTLFERSSRSVALHPTDLTIEAGESVGIIGESGSGKSTLMRLLLGLDRPTSGRVIVDGREVDATARSRSLHWLRRQTGLVFQDPYASLDPRMTAGQIIAEPLWALDIPGDRRARVREVLRQVGLEAEMAERHPHEFSGGQRQRVALARAIAHRPRILVGDEPLSALDVTVRAQILGLFERLRREEGLTLILVSHDIGVVQNLADTVAVMKDGRIVERGTTDAVLRHPSEDYTKALLAAIPVIPHPGD, from the coding sequence ATGAGCCTGATCGTCACCGAAGGGCTCAGCCGCAGCTTCCCCGTGCCCAAGCGCACCCTGTTCGAGCGCAGCAGCCGCAGCGTCGCGCTGCATCCCACCGACCTGACCATCGAGGCCGGCGAGTCGGTGGGGATCATCGGCGAGTCCGGCTCGGGCAAATCGACGCTGATGCGGCTGCTGCTCGGCCTGGACCGGCCGACGAGCGGCCGCGTGATCGTCGACGGGCGCGAGGTCGACGCCACCGCGCGATCACGCAGCCTGCACTGGCTGCGCAGGCAGACCGGCCTCGTCTTCCAGGACCCGTACGCGTCGCTGGACCCGCGCATGACCGCCGGCCAGATCATCGCCGAGCCGCTGTGGGCGCTCGATATCCCCGGTGACCGGCGCGCCCGCGTGCGCGAGGTGCTGCGGCAGGTGGGGCTCGAGGCCGAGATGGCCGAACGGCATCCGCACGAGTTCTCCGGCGGCCAGCGTCAGCGGGTCGCCCTCGCCCGTGCCATCGCGCACCGGCCCCGCATCCTCGTCGGCGACGAGCCGCTGTCTGCGCTCGATGTCACCGTGCGCGCCCAGATCCTCGGCCTGTTCGAGCGGCTGCGCCGCGAAGAGGGCCTGACCCTGATCCTCGTCTCGCACGACATCGGCGTGGTGCAGAACCTCGCCGACACGGTCGCGGTCATGAAGGACGGCCGGATCGTCGAGCGCGGGACGACGGATGCCGTGCTGCGGCATCCGTCCGAGGACTACACGAAGGCGCTGCTGGCGGCGATCCCGGTCATCCCGCATCCCGGGGACTGA
- a CDS encoding bifunctional o-acetylhomoserine/o-acetylserine sulfhydrylase yields the protein MSAAEWRFETKQIHSGAAPDPVTGSRATPIYQTTSYVFRDTEHAANLFSLAESGNIYTRIQNPTQDVVEQRLAALEGGTGALVLASGMSAATLAILNIAGAGDHVVASSAIYGGTYNLLRYTLAKLGIETTFVEDQDDPEAWRSAVRPNTKLFFAETIGNPKINVLDIRTVSDIAHENNVPLVIDNTIATPYLVRPFEHGADIVIHAATKFLGGHGTVIAGAIVDGGTFPWSEHADKFPGLTEPDPSYHGVSYSGVLGDGIAYIIKARVQLLRDTGPAIAPASAWQLIQGIETLSLRIERHVQNTQEIAEWLENHDDVASVSYAGLPSSPWYANANKYAPKGVGAVLSFELKGGVDVGRAFVDNLKLFSHLANIGDVRSLVIHPASTTHSQLTPEEQLSSGVTPGLVRLSVGLENVEDLKSDLEQALAAARAVAEAARV from the coding sequence ATGAGCGCAGCAGAATGGCGTTTCGAGACCAAGCAGATCCACTCCGGCGCCGCTCCGGACCCCGTGACCGGCTCGCGTGCCACCCCGATCTATCAGACGACCTCGTACGTGTTCCGTGACACCGAGCACGCCGCGAACCTGTTCTCGCTCGCCGAGAGCGGCAACATCTACACGCGCATCCAGAACCCCACGCAGGATGTCGTCGAGCAGCGCCTGGCCGCTCTCGAGGGCGGCACCGGCGCTCTCGTGCTCGCCTCGGGCATGTCGGCCGCGACGCTGGCGATCCTGAACATCGCCGGTGCGGGCGACCACGTCGTCGCCTCGTCCGCGATCTACGGCGGCACTTACAACCTGCTGCGTTACACGCTGGCCAAGCTCGGCATCGAGACCACCTTCGTCGAGGACCAGGACGACCCCGAGGCGTGGCGCAGCGCGGTGCGCCCGAACACGAAGCTGTTCTTCGCCGAGACCATCGGCAACCCGAAGATCAACGTGCTCGACATCCGCACGGTGTCCGACATCGCGCACGAGAACAACGTGCCCCTGGTCATCGACAACACCATCGCCACCCCGTACCTCGTGCGCCCGTTCGAGCACGGCGCCGACATCGTCATCCACGCCGCCACGAAGTTCCTCGGCGGGCACGGCACGGTCATCGCCGGCGCGATCGTCGACGGCGGCACCTTCCCGTGGTCCGAGCACGCCGACAAGTTCCCCGGCCTCACCGAGCCCGACCCCTCGTACCACGGCGTCAGCTACTCGGGTGTGCTGGGCGACGGCATCGCGTACATCATCAAGGCGCGCGTGCAGCTGCTGCGCGACACGGGTCCGGCGATCGCCCCGGCGAGCGCCTGGCAGCTCATCCAGGGCATCGAGACCCTGTCGCTGCGCATCGAGCGTCACGTGCAGAACACGCAGGAGATCGCCGAGTGGCTCGAGAACCACGACGACGTCGCCTCGGTGAGCTACGCGGGCCTGCCCTCGTCGCCCTGGTACGCGAACGCGAACAAGTACGCCCCGAAGGGCGTCGGCGCGGTGCTGTCGTTCGAGCTCAAGGGCGGCGTCGACGTCGGCCGTGCGTTCGTCGACAACCTCAAGCTGTTCAGCCACCTCGCCAACATCGGTGACGTGCGCTCGCTGGTCATCCACCCCGCGTCGACCACGCACTCGCAGCTGACCCCGGAGGAGCAGCTCTCCAGCGGCGTCACCCCGGGCCTGGTGCGCCTGTCGGTGGGCCTGGAGAACGTCGAGGACCTCAAGTCCGACCTCGAGCAGGCGCTCGCCGCCGCGCGCGCGGTCGCCGAGGCCGCCCGCGTCTGA
- a CDS encoding glycosyltransferase 87 family protein: MSRTRGRIALLWGGFLAAHAIVAVLGWVLPSQPMGDVVLVYLPWSSSALGGGAVVGLTEAWVYPQLALAPMLIAQLLAVPFMSLLGAEGAYLVGWAALATLCDLLGFAALVGNGRTRRRRTAAWFWTAALLLLGPIALYRIDAVTVPLAVAGGLWLAQRPRVGAAVLTIGAWIKVWPGALVLAALAVGRRAGQVALLAASVTAAIAVILLMLGAGENLLGFLTAQTGRGLQIEAVAATPFLWLAVAGLATIDYSFDILTYQITAPEADAVSALLTPLMVLVVGLIVALGVLRARRGAAWQRLLPPLALALIAALIVTNKVGSPQFQTWLIVPVMLWIVFDRPRARTAVVLVLMLCALTFAVYPLTYDELLAADFWAVLIVTVRNILLVALLVHALRVVLRVPGAAAATETTRRSVAADRPTERPRGR; encoded by the coding sequence ATGAGCCGGACGAGGGGCCGTATCGCTCTGCTGTGGGGAGGCTTTCTCGCCGCGCACGCGATCGTCGCCGTCCTGGGCTGGGTGCTGCCCAGCCAGCCGATGGGCGACGTCGTGCTCGTCTACCTGCCGTGGTCATCCTCGGCGCTCGGCGGCGGTGCCGTCGTCGGGCTGACCGAGGCATGGGTGTACCCGCAGCTGGCGCTCGCACCGATGCTCATCGCGCAGCTGCTGGCCGTGCCGTTCATGTCGCTGCTGGGCGCAGAGGGCGCCTACCTGGTCGGCTGGGCCGCGCTGGCGACTCTCTGCGATCTGCTCGGCTTCGCCGCACTCGTGGGAAACGGCCGGACCCGCAGGCGGCGCACGGCCGCCTGGTTCTGGACGGCGGCGCTGCTGCTGCTCGGTCCGATCGCCCTGTACCGGATCGACGCCGTCACCGTGCCGCTCGCGGTGGCCGGCGGGCTGTGGCTCGCGCAGCGTCCCCGCGTCGGCGCGGCCGTGCTGACCATCGGCGCGTGGATCAAGGTGTGGCCGGGCGCCCTCGTACTGGCGGCCCTGGCCGTCGGCCGCCGCGCCGGACAGGTGGCCCTGTTGGCGGCATCCGTCACCGCCGCGATCGCCGTGATCCTGCTGATGCTCGGAGCCGGTGAGAACCTGCTGGGATTCCTCACCGCGCAGACCGGGCGCGGCCTGCAGATCGAGGCCGTCGCCGCCACACCGTTCCTGTGGCTCGCGGTCGCCGGGCTCGCCACGATCGACTACAGCTTCGACATCCTCACCTACCAGATCACCGCACCCGAGGCGGATGCCGTCTCGGCACTCCTCACACCGCTCATGGTGCTCGTCGTCGGGCTCATCGTCGCCCTCGGGGTGCTCCGCGCGCGGCGCGGCGCTGCGTGGCAGCGGCTGCTGCCGCCCCTCGCCCTCGCGCTGATCGCGGCGCTCATCGTCACGAACAAAGTCGGATCGCCGCAGTTCCAGACCTGGCTCATCGTGCCGGTGATGCTGTGGATCGTGTTCGACCGGCCCCGTGCCCGCACGGCCGTCGTACTCGTGCTCATGCTGTGCGCGCTGACCTTCGCGGTGTACCCGCTGACCTACGACGAGCTGCTGGCAGCCGACTTCTGGGCGGTGCTCATCGTGACGGTGCGCAACATCCTGCTCGTCGCGCTGCTCGTGCATGCCCTGCGCGTCGTGCTGCGCGTGCCCGGCGCTGCCGCCGCAACCGAGACCACCCGCCGATCCGTCGCCGCGGACCGGCCGACTGAGCGGCCCAGAGGCCGCTGA
- a CDS encoding NADH:flavin oxidoreductase/NADH oxidase produces the protein MSLLFSPLALRERTFRNRLWVSPMCMYSAVDGVPQRWHRTHLAQFASGGAGLVLAEATGVVPEGRISPRDTGLWSDEQRDAWAEVVADVHERGGLIGIQLAHAGRMASTWWPWAENRGSVPRDEGGWPTVAPSAIAFDGLAAPAALDAEGIERVVTAFADAARRAVEAGFDVLEVHGAHGYLLHEFLSPLSNTRDDEYGGSLENRARMLLRAVDAVRAAAGDALPVFVRLSATDWAEGGFTPEEAAQVAVWATEHGADLVDVSSGGIVAGLRIDYRPGYQVPLAATVRAGGRVRTAAVGLITSGAHAEEALASGAADAVFAGREWLRDPHFGLRAAHELDAEVAWPPQYLRAHWR, from the coding sequence GTGAGTCTGCTCTTCTCCCCTCTCGCTCTGCGCGAGCGCACCTTCCGAAACCGGCTGTGGGTCTCGCCCATGTGCATGTACAGCGCCGTGGACGGCGTTCCACAGCGCTGGCACCGCACGCACCTGGCCCAGTTCGCCTCCGGCGGGGCGGGCCTTGTGCTCGCCGAGGCCACCGGGGTCGTCCCCGAGGGGCGCATCTCGCCGCGCGACACCGGCCTGTGGTCCGACGAGCAGCGCGACGCCTGGGCGGAGGTCGTCGCCGACGTCCACGAGCGGGGCGGACTGATCGGCATCCAGCTCGCGCACGCCGGGCGCATGGCGTCGACCTGGTGGCCGTGGGCAGAGAACCGCGGCTCGGTGCCGCGCGATGAGGGCGGCTGGCCCACCGTCGCCCCCTCGGCGATCGCCTTCGACGGGCTGGCCGCACCGGCCGCGCTGGATGCCGAGGGCATCGAACGGGTGGTCACCGCGTTCGCGGATGCCGCCCGTCGCGCGGTGGAGGCCGGGTTCGACGTGCTCGAGGTGCACGGCGCGCACGGCTATCTGCTGCACGAGTTCCTCTCCCCGCTGTCGAACACGCGCGACGACGAGTACGGCGGCTCGCTGGAGAACCGCGCCCGGATGCTGCTGCGCGCGGTCGATGCCGTGCGGGCGGCCGCCGGCGACGCACTGCCGGTGTTCGTGCGCCTGTCGGCGACCGACTGGGCCGAGGGTGGCTTCACGCCCGAGGAGGCGGCGCAGGTCGCCGTGTGGGCGACCGAGCACGGCGCCGACCTCGTCGACGTCTCCAGCGGCGGGATCGTCGCCGGTCTCCGCATCGACTACCGGCCGGGGTATCAGGTGCCGCTCGCGGCGACCGTCCGCGCCGGCGGCCGGGTGCGCACCGCCGCAGTCGGTCTGATCACCTCGGGCGCACACGCCGAGGAGGCGCTGGCGTCGGGGGCGGCGGATGCCGTCTTCGCCGGCCGCGAATGGCTGCGCGACCCGCACTTCGGGCTGCGGGCCGCACACGAGCTGGATGCCGAGGTCGCCTGGCCGCCGCAGTACCTGCGCGCCCACTGGCGCTGA
- a CDS encoding IS110 family transposase, with protein sequence MTTIAREVEDDQIEVTVGVDTHGDTHTAAVIDTTGRLLGCQQFPADMTGYAALLSWAVAFGVVLLAAIEGTGAYGAGLARYLRGAGVDLLEIDRPDRKARRFAGKSDPLDAEAAARAGLARVRTGVPKDRTGKVEALRNLRVARRSAVDQRADCTRRIKTLLVTAPDELRERLRHLSDRELLCTCAALRPDTARAGEPEQATKIALRALARRHASLVEEIVELDAIIEPLVTAINPALLELNGVGADVAGQLLVTAGENVDRLRSEAAFAMLCGAAPIPASSGKTHRHRLNRGGDRQANAALYRIVLCRLRWDPRTQAYARRRTEEGLTKKDIIRCLKRLIAREIYYTLIRT encoded by the coding sequence ATGACCACCATCGCACGAGAAGTCGAAGATGACCAGATCGAGGTAACTGTCGGAGTCGATACCCACGGGGACACGCATACGGCCGCGGTGATCGATACGACTGGCCGGCTGCTGGGTTGCCAGCAATTCCCTGCTGACATGACTGGGTATGCGGCGCTGCTGAGCTGGGCCGTGGCGTTCGGGGTCGTGCTGCTGGCAGCGATCGAGGGCACCGGCGCATACGGTGCCGGGCTTGCCCGGTATCTGCGCGGTGCTGGGGTTGATCTGTTGGAGATCGACCGGCCTGACCGGAAGGCCCGTCGGTTCGCGGGGAAGTCCGACCCGCTGGATGCGGAGGCTGCAGCCCGTGCAGGGCTGGCTCGGGTCCGCACCGGAGTTCCAAAAGACCGCACCGGGAAGGTCGAAGCGCTCCGAAATCTGCGTGTCGCGCGACGGAGTGCGGTCGACCAGCGCGCTGATTGCACCCGGCGCATCAAGACCCTGCTGGTCACTGCACCCGACGAGCTCCGCGAGCGTCTTCGGCACCTCTCGGATCGGGAGCTGCTGTGCACCTGCGCGGCGCTACGCCCCGACACGGCCCGTGCGGGCGAGCCTGAGCAGGCGACGAAGATCGCCCTACGCGCGCTGGCGCGACGGCACGCCTCGCTGGTCGAGGAGATCGTCGAACTCGACGCGATCATCGAACCCCTCGTCACCGCGATCAACCCCGCCCTGCTGGAGCTGAACGGCGTCGGTGCTGACGTCGCCGGGCAGCTGCTCGTTACTGCAGGGGAGAACGTCGACCGTCTCCGCTCCGAGGCCGCGTTCGCGATGCTCTGCGGGGCCGCTCCGATCCCCGCATCGTCCGGGAAGACCCACCGACACCGACTCAATCGCGGCGGCGATCGACAAGCGAACGCGGCCCTCTACCGCATCGTCCTCTGCCGTCTGCGCTGGGATCCGAGAACCCAGGCCTACGCACGCCGACGCACCGAAGAAGGCCTCACCAAGAAAGACATCATCCGTTGCCTCAAACGCCTCATCGCCCGAGAGATCTACTACACCCTGATCCGGACTTGA
- a CDS encoding SDR family oxidoreductase codes for MLNRRAVVTGASTGIGEATVRALRAQGWEVVGVARRADRLEALAVDTGASAIACDLTDADAVQALVAELERSGPVHALVQVAGGARGTDSVEGGSIEDWQWMYDANVLSTQRLVAGVLPLLRRAAAETGHADTVFVTSTAAQVAYPGGAGYNAAKAAEAMLVKVLRQELNGEPIRVVEIAPGLVHTEEFTLNRLGGDRVAADAVYAGVDEPLLAEDVADIIAYALNAPRRVNLDLVTMRPVAQSAQHLLARGPLHVRTDVD; via the coding sequence ATGCTGAACAGACGTGCCGTGGTGACCGGGGCGAGTACCGGAATCGGAGAGGCCACCGTGCGTGCCCTGCGCGCGCAGGGCTGGGAAGTCGTCGGAGTCGCGCGCCGCGCGGACCGGCTGGAGGCGCTCGCCGTCGACACCGGCGCCTCAGCGATCGCCTGCGATCTGACCGATGCGGATGCCGTGCAGGCGCTGGTCGCCGAGCTCGAGCGGAGCGGGCCCGTGCACGCGCTCGTGCAGGTCGCCGGCGGCGCCCGGGGCACCGACAGCGTCGAGGGCGGCTCGATCGAGGACTGGCAGTGGATGTACGACGCCAACGTGCTGTCCACGCAGCGCCTGGTCGCGGGTGTTCTTCCGCTGCTGCGGCGTGCCGCGGCCGAGACCGGCCACGCCGACACCGTCTTCGTCACCTCGACGGCCGCACAGGTCGCCTACCCGGGCGGGGCCGGCTACAACGCGGCGAAGGCCGCCGAGGCGATGCTGGTCAAGGTGCTGCGCCAGGAACTGAACGGCGAGCCGATCCGGGTGGTCGAGATCGCCCCGGGACTGGTGCACACGGAGGAGTTCACGCTCAACAGGCTCGGCGGTGACCGAGTCGCCGCCGACGCGGTGTACGCCGGCGTCGATGAGCCGCTGCTCGCCGAGGATGTCGCCGACATCATCGCCTACGCGCTGAACGCGCCGCGCCGCGTGAACCTCGACCTCGTGACGATGCGTCCGGTGGCGCAGTCCGCCCAGCACCTGCTGGCGCGCGGTCCGCTGCACGTGCGCACCGACGTCGACTGA